One window from the genome of Spirochaetota bacterium encodes:
- a CDS encoding methyltransferase domain-containing protein, producing MRKYSDSILTLASPDGLVEVLKNKNIILEIGSGNGIFLEHLAKSHPDKTILGIELDVKRARKSKRRIERSRFLNVFVVSGDATNIIPLFFPNHCVEKAFMNFPEPWGKEYQWRNRLYELGFMSMIDRITKVGGLFHLATDVEYIYDTINNILCRVLGNWSLDEKKTVEFKDNFIPTLYYEKWKSEGRSFWWSVWMKRY from the coding sequence ATGAGAAAGTATTCCGATAGCATACTTACTCTCGCAAGTCCTGACGGACTTGTTGAAGTTCTGAAGAATAAAAACATAATTTTAGAGATAGGTAGTGGTAATGGAATATTTCTTGAACATCTTGCCAAAAGTCATCCAGACAAAACCATTCTAGGTATTGAACTTGATGTGAAGAGGGCTAGGAAGTCAAAACGCAGGATTGAGAGAAGCAGGTTTTTAAATGTTTTTGTGGTTTCTGGTGATGCTACGAATATAATACCATTATTCTTCCCAAACCATTGCGTTGAGAAAGCATTTATGAACTTTCCAGAACCTTGGGGTAAAGAATACCAATGGAGGAATAGACTCTACGAACTTGGATTTATGAGTATGATTGATAGAATAACAAAAGTTGGTGGGCTATTTCACCTTGCTACTGATGTTGAATACATATACGATACTATAAATAATATACTTTGCCGTGTTTTAGGCAACTGGTCTTTAGATGAGAAAAAAACTGTAGAGTTTAAAGATAATTTCATTCCTACCTTATACTACGAAAAGTGGAAGAGTGAGGGCAGGAGTTTCTGGTGGAGTGTATGGATGAAAAGATACTAG
- a CDS encoding CNNM domain-containing protein, whose amino-acid sequence MIESILLALTTAVLSSLSSGFEAMFIALNIYDISKINIPAKKYSKIEFIIINKRIFIFLFLFLNTLWNVLFAIAVFNIFVSLNVPEILSGVISILVITPFLFIFSEVLPKAIFRKYKDRIIILTYPVFLPIAGLGSLIFRKKPDDQTSFEHIVATLQKEFESDEYSTITDILKNTAEIEYLKLRDVMSKIDEVGVVSPSTKLKDVFDYFRGKEYVIVAENLKVLGFVKIQDILKLKGEKISKATVLEVLKKPSIVVYEDFQFSRIMQYENINLEELIFVVNDLGNVVGVISKNEILSTILDTVVKVKSKDITKRTLIAKGEDKVVDILEMLGKNVSKFLQEYPKLNESNVNGLILSLNGFLPKVGEKIKFDEITFEVVEVSEFSVEKVRVSL is encoded by the coding sequence ATGATTGAGAGTATTCTATTAGCACTTACTACAGCCGTGTTGAGTAGTTTGAGCTCTGGCTTTGAAGCAATGTTTATCGCACTCAACATCTACGACATCTCAAAGATAAACATTCCAGCAAAAAAGTATAGTAAGATTGAGTTTATAATTATAAACAAGCGTATATTTATCTTCCTATTCCTCTTCCTCAATACTCTTTGGAATGTTCTCTTTGCAATAGCGGTCTTCAACATATTCGTAAGCCTCAATGTTCCAGAGATACTATCCGGTGTGATATCCATACTCGTTATAACCCCATTCTTATTCATATTCTCTGAAGTTTTACCAAAAGCAATCTTTAGAAAGTATAAAGATAGGATAATAATCTTGACATATCCAGTGTTCCTACCAATAGCAGGACTAGGCTCTCTGATATTCAGAAAAAAGCCAGATGACCAAACATCTTTTGAACATATCGTAGCGACACTACAGAAGGAGTTTGAAAGTGATGAATACTCTACCATCACTGATATTCTAAAAAACACAGCTGAGATTGAGTATTTAAAACTGAGAGATGTAATGTCAAAGATAGACGAGGTTGGAGTTGTATCACCCTCTACAAAACTCAAAGATGTTTTTGACTATTTTAGAGGTAAAGAGTATGTTATTGTGGCAGAAAACCTGAAAGTTTTAGGTTTTGTCAAAATTCAAGATATCCTAAAACTAAAGGGCGAAAAAATTTCAAAAGCAACGGTTTTAGAAGTTTTAAAGAAACCAAGCATAGTTGTGTATGAGGATTTTCAATTCTCAAGAATTATGCAATATGAAAACATAAATCTTGAAGAACTGATATTCGTAGTCAATGACCTAGGCAACGTTGTAGGAGTAATCTCCAAGAATGAAATTTTGAGCACTATTCTAGATACGGTAGTAAAAGTCAAAAGTAAAGATATAACTAAAAGAACTTTGATAGCAAAAGGAGAGGATAAAGTCGTTGATATACTAGAGATGCTTGGAAAGAATGTCTCAAAGTTCCTTCAGGAATATCCAAAACTAAATGAAAGCAACGTAAACGGGCTAATACTATCTCTAAATGGATTTCTACCGAAAGTTGGTGAAAAGATAAAATTTGATGAGATTACATTTGAGGTTGTTGAGGTATCCGAATTTAGCGTTGAGAAGGTTAGGGTTTCGCTATGA
- the lptC gene encoding LPS export ABC transporter periplasmic protein LptC, with the protein MKQITFIILTLLFTSGCYYDVEPPVIKVEPKVGDNNILLTSKEFKYIGIDTKTKNKSWELISESSVVYKNNEVDLTNIDIKFFKKGRIVSSLKGDSGKLFSKQNRAEVYGNVVLENYENKTKIYSTRLIWDGRTKLIYNTRNDKTTIVSSGGTLKGTGLRTNPDVYPIELENVEAVVD; encoded by the coding sequence GTGAAACAAATAACATTCATCATACTCACACTCCTTTTTACAAGTGGTTGTTACTATGATGTTGAACCACCCGTAATAAAAGTTGAACCTAAAGTTGGAGACAACAACATCCTACTAACCTCAAAGGAATTCAAATACATCGGAATAGACACAAAAACGAAGAATAAATCTTGGGAGCTTATATCTGAATCCTCTGTAGTGTATAAGAATAACGAAGTTGATTTGACAAATATAGACATAAAGTTTTTCAAGAAAGGAAGAATAGTCTCAAGTCTCAAGGGAGACAGCGGTAAATTATTTTCAAAACAAAATAGAGCAGAAGTTTATGGAAATGTCGTATTGGAAAACTACGAGAACAAAACGAAAATATACTCAACAAGACTCATATGGGATGGTAGAACCAAATTGATATACAACACTAGAAACGACAAGACAACGATAGTCTCATCAGGTGGAACACTAAAAGGAACAGGTTTGAGAACAAATCCCGATGTCTACCCCATTGAACTTGAGAATGTTGAAGCAGTAGTTGATTAA
- a CDS encoding homoserine dehydrogenase produces MKKVCVGVVGFGVVGGGVVDILQSSRELIRKRAGVDIELKYVASKTFRSSGVEILYSKKTPDYNEIINDKEVSIVVELVGGIDVPYDIITKAIKAGKNVVTANKALLAERGDEIFSLARQHNVVVGFEASVAGGIPIIRILGDSLVGDRVSQILGIVNGTTNFILTKMFEENMEFATALKKAQELGFAEADPSLDIDGIDTAHKIAILTRLAFNTKVNFNAIHVEGIRNISLEDVKYAYELGFVLKLLGISKIDDDGTIEVRVHPSLISKTNQLAFVRNEYNAILIESKNLGVSMYYGKGAGRYPTAVSVISDIVEIAKHIQNPIVAEKTKEFENREIKPIGDIYSRYYLRFLVIDRPGVLSAISKILGDNNISIASVIQKEVSPHEFVPLVMVTHHSREKDLIKALSEINNLKVVKGQGVMIRIVDDSSH; encoded by the coding sequence ATGAAGAAGGTTTGTGTAGGAGTTGTTGGCTTTGGGGTTGTAGGTGGTGGCGTTGTTGATATACTACAAAGTAGTAGAGAGTTAATAAGAAAAAGAGCAGGTGTTGATATTGAACTTAAGTATGTAGCGAGCAAAACATTTCGTAGTAGTGGCGTTGAGATACTCTATTCAAAAAAAACTCCCGACTACAACGAGATCATAAATGACAAAGAAGTTAGTATAGTTGTAGAACTCGTCGGTGGAATAGATGTTCCCTACGATATAATAACAAAAGCGATAAAGGCAGGTAAAAATGTTGTCACTGCAAATAAAGCACTTCTCGCTGAAAGAGGGGATGAGATATTCTCACTAGCAAGGCAACATAATGTTGTTGTTGGGTTTGAAGCAAGTGTAGCAGGTGGAATACCAATAATTAGAATTCTCGGAGACAGTTTAGTTGGAGACAGGGTGAGTCAAATACTTGGCATTGTGAATGGAACTACAAACTTTATACTTACAAAGATGTTTGAAGAAAATATGGAATTTGCTACTGCCTTGAAGAAAGCACAGGAACTAGGTTTTGCGGAAGCAGACCCATCGCTTGATATTGACGGTATTGACACAGCACATAAGATTGCCATACTTACAAGACTAGCGTTCAACACAAAAGTTAACTTCAACGCCATACATGTTGAAGGTATCAGAAACATATCACTTGAAGATGTTAAGTATGCTTATGAATTAGGTTTTGTTCTTAAACTACTAGGCATCTCAAAGATAGATGACGATGGAACTATTGAAGTTAGAGTTCACCCTTCATTAATAAGCAAGACAAACCAACTCGCATTCGTGAGAAACGAATACAACGCAATCCTTATTGAGAGTAAAAATCTCGGTGTCTCAATGTATTACGGGAAAGGAGCAGGTAGATATCCAACCGCCGTATCTGTAATCTCTGATATTGTTGAAATTGCTAAACATATTCAAAACCCAATTGTTGCCGAGAAAACAAAAGAATTTGAAAACCGAGAGATAAAGCCGATAGGTGATATATATTCCAGGTATTACTTAAGATTTCTAGTGATAGATAGACCAGGTGTCTTGAGTGCAATATCCAAGATACTAGGAGATAACAATATCAGTATAGCGTCAGTAATACAGAAGGAAGTTAGCCCTCACGAGTTTGTCCCACTCGTTATGGTAACGCACCACTCCCGAGAGAAGGATCTTATAAAAGCACTATCCGAGATAAATAACTTAAAAGTCGTTAAAGGTCAAGGTGTGATGATAAGAATAGTTGATGACAGTAGTCATTAG
- a CDS encoding polymer-forming cytoskeletal protein — translation MPDPRTNVYNTIIGENSFFEGRFMVNGSIRIDGKFEGEMLKVSHVTIGVKGKVKSNISAMNVVVEGVLIGNIDAKVRVMLLPTSRVYGDITTPEIIIQQGVLFEGKIKIVQDRSISVKEEIEKIYRGT, via the coding sequence ATGCCTGATCCGAGAACGAATGTGTATAACACGATAATAGGTGAAAATTCCTTCTTTGAAGGAAGGTTTATGGTTAATGGCAGCATAAGGATTGATGGAAAATTTGAAGGAGAAATGCTAAAAGTATCACACGTCACCATAGGAGTAAAAGGTAAAGTTAAAAGTAATATATCTGCTATGAATGTTGTTGTTGAAGGGGTACTGATAGGGAATATTGATGCAAAAGTTAGAGTGATGCTACTACCGACGAGTAGAGTATATGGGGATATAACAACTCCGGAGATAATAATTCAACAGGGTGTCCTCTTTGAGGGCAAGATAAAGATAGTTCAAGATAGAAGTATATCTGTAAAAGAGGAGATTGAGAAGATTTACAGAGGAACCTAA
- the hisC gene encoding histidinol-phosphate transaminase: MLLENLDSVPEYVSGTKDVPFKVRLSSNENNYGPSPKVIRRIKEISKETHRYPNSSYYRLKEVLADFNSVSPSNIILGNGSDEIFLNLFLIFLNSQNSLVTIERTFTYYKIVATMVGAKVIEAKRGDNFAISCENILSSVDKTTRIIIFPSPDNPTGVITTRECIERILKNIPESTLFILDEAYFQFVPKDKYWDSISLVKKYPNFIVTRTFSKLYGLAGVRLGYGICDESITRLYEKVRMPFNISLVAMESGIVALSDVEYYSKVLSLILKDKERVMVEFEKIGMWVLKESYANFLFIRASKNLDRRLLEYGIMIRDLRSFGYDNEYYRVTIGKSKENEFLLEVLPRCVG, encoded by the coding sequence ATGTTGCTTGAGAATCTTGATAGTGTTCCTGAGTATGTAAGCGGGACAAAGGATGTTCCTTTCAAAGTAAGGCTCTCTTCAAACGAGAATAACTACGGACCTTCACCAAAAGTCATCCGTAGAATAAAGGAAATCTCAAAAGAGACTCATAGGTATCCTAATTCTTCATACTATCGTCTCAAGGAAGTTTTGGCAGATTTTAATTCAGTTTCACCTTCAAACATCATACTAGGTAATGGTTCGGATGAGATATTCCTAAACTTATTCCTGATTTTCTTGAACTCTCAAAATTCGCTTGTTACGATTGAAAGGACATTCACATACTACAAAATAGTTGCTACAATGGTCGGTGCGAAGGTTATTGAGGCAAAAAGAGGTGATAACTTTGCAATATCCTGTGAAAATATACTTTCATCAGTAGATAAAACTACAAGGATAATAATATTCCCATCACCGGATAACCCAACAGGTGTCATAACAACAAGGGAATGTATTGAGAGAATCTTGAAGAATATTCCTGAAAGCACACTGTTTATCTTGGATGAGGCGTATTTCCAGTTCGTTCCTAAAGATAAGTATTGGGATAGTATTAGTCTTGTTAAGAAGTATCCTAATTTTATTGTAACGAGGACATTTTCAAAACTTTATGGACTTGCTGGTGTTAGGTTGGGATATGGTATATGTGATGAGAGTATCACTAGACTATACGAGAAGGTAAGAATGCCTTTTAATATTTCACTCGTTGCTATGGAGAGTGGAATAGTAGCGTTGTCTGATGTTGAGTATTATTCGAAGGTTCTTAGTCTAATACTGAAGGACAAGGAGAGAGTTATGGTAGAGTTTGAAAAGATAGGGATGTGGGTTCTTAAAGAGTCTTACGCTAATTTCTTGTTCATAAGGGCATCAAAGAACCTTGATAGGAGACTACTAGAGTATGGGATAATGATAAGGGATCTCAGATCGTTTGGTTATGATAATGAGTATTATAGGGTTACAATAGGTAAAAGCAAAGAGAATGAATTTTTGCTAGAAGTTTTACCACGATGTGTCGGATAG
- a CDS encoding right-handed parallel beta-helix repeat-containing protein encodes MVSPTNNQVFLTNSLVVSGTSSSDDGVKEIRLRLGSSGDFGVVDGTTNWTTNLTGLSEGTNVIYVFAVSISGKYSLTNEVYFIVDLTLPSLAITNITNYHIITSNSITVSGIASDNSGIKEVRFRLGSTGNFGIANGTTSWNTNLSSLPEGTNELHFFTISSNDEYSTTNQLYLIIDLTPPSLSINQPTNNQILTTNFTLVLGSASDNIKVKEVWLRLGSSGSFGKVSGTTSWSTNLENLQEGTNVIYAYAIDEAGWTNNVISNVFVVALNVYVSTSGNDANLGISKNLPVRTIQKGLEIAGQYGIRNVLVSSGSYTPGNGLNSTDSGVVITNNNINLAGGWNITFTSRTGYSLLDGMNNLYHIILSTNVSNIFIDGFIITKGLANGSSDIEVIGGGVFFSNVSHSVISNCIISNNSASYYGGGIGLMYSHSNIIISNIITFNTNNDKGGGIYLEGANNNLIASIFISNISPEGGGIFINSSYGNTISSSIISNRATSYGGGIYLFLSDNNLIQSSSIANNTSSSNGGGIYIENSSGNTVRSTIVSNSSSLYGGGVYLYSSYSNVIDSLVGYNISGSGGGIYLDNSTNNFISNLIISNVSTAANSGGGGITLNSSHYNTISAEIVSNYVIGLNSRGGGARLQNSLSNIINSSFRYNSSENNAGGLYLVGSSSFNTVLGEFISNTSLNGSAIYIEGGGSNTVSSLVLRNTVLANFGAIYIIWSAYNVISNSQILLNTASNTSGIYIISSPSNIIISSVFANASGDTGGIFANNVKGLWIIDNIFTNCGPNKVIRLNNVTDGLVISNCLIGGSSATTTTGIFEESDISAHILVENKFATNTLKVLYREGVPGTDINDINIINNNLAIDALISTNNTVTNL; translated from the coding sequence ATAGTTTCACCTACAAACAATCAGGTGTTTCTAACTAATTCTCTGGTAGTATCAGGAACATCATCTAGTGATGACGGAGTGAAGGAAATCAGACTTAGACTCGGTAGCAGTGGAGACTTCGGAGTTGTGGACGGAACTACTAATTGGACTACAAACCTAACAGGTTTGTCTGAAGGAACAAACGTAATATATGTATTCGCAGTTAGCATTAGTGGTAAATATAGTTTGACTAATGAAGTCTATTTTATCGTTGATCTTACCCTTCCAAGTCTTGCCATAACTAACATCACAAACTATCATATCATCACTTCCAACTCCATCACAGTCTCAGGAATAGCATCCGACAACAGCGGTATAAAAGAAGTCAGATTCAGACTAGGTAGCACCGGAAACTTCGGCATCGCAAACGGAACCACATCCTGGAACACCAACCTATCAAGCCTACCAGAAGGAACTAACGAACTCCACTTCTTCACCATAAGTAGTAATGATGAATATAGCACTACCAATCAACTGTATCTTATAATTGACCTTACACCACCGAGCCTTTCAATAAATCAACCTACGAACAACCAAATCTTGACCACTAACTTTACGCTAGTTTTAGGTAGTGCTAGTGATAACATTAAGGTCAAAGAAGTTTGGCTTAGATTAGGTAGCAGTGGTAGTTTCGGTAAAGTTTCAGGCACTACATCTTGGAGCACCAACCTAGAAAACTTACAGGAAGGAACAAATGTAATATACGCTTACGCTATTGATGAAGCAGGCTGGACCAATAACGTTATATCAAATGTATTTGTAGTTGCTTTGAATGTTTATGTATCAACTAGTGGTAACGATGCTAATTTAGGAATATCCAAAAATTTACCTGTCAGAACTATCCAAAAAGGACTAGAAATTGCTGGTCAGTATGGAATCAGAAACGTCTTGGTTAGCTCAGGCTCATACACTCCGGGAAATGGTCTCAATTCAACAGACAGTGGAGTAGTAATAACCAACAATAACATAAACCTGGCCGGTGGCTGGAATATAACCTTCACTAGTAGAACAGGATACTCTCTACTTGATGGAATGAATAACCTATATCATATCATTCTATCAACGAATGTGTCAAACATTTTCATAGATGGCTTTATCATAACAAAAGGTTTGGCTAATGGGTCATCTGATATAGAAGTCATTGGGGGCGGGGTATTCTTCAGTAATGTTTCACATTCAGTTATTTCAAATTGTATCATAAGTAATAACAGTGCTAGTTATTACGGCGGTGGTATAGGACTGATGTACTCTCACTCAAATATCATAATATCCAATATCATCACATTCAACACAAACAATGATAAAGGTGGAGGTATATACCTAGAAGGAGCTAACAATAACTTGATTGCTAGTATCTTCATAAGTAATATAAGTCCGGAAGGAGGAGGAATATTCATCAATTCTTCATACGGTAACACAATTTCAAGCTCTATAATTTCAAATAGAGCAACATCATACGGAGGCGGAATTTATTTATTCCTCTCTGACAATAATCTTATACAAAGCAGTTCAATAGCAAATAATACTTCTAGTAGCAATGGTGGAGGAATATACATAGAAAATTCCAGTGGCAACACAGTTAGAAGCACAATAGTATCAAATTCTTCTTCACTATACGGAGGAGGAGTATATTTATACTCCTCTTATAGCAATGTTATAGATAGTCTTGTAGGATACAACATCTCTGGAAGTGGTGGAGGTATATACCTTGACAATTCCACCAATAACTTCATTTCAAATCTAATAATCTCAAACGTCTCTACAGCAGCTAACTCTGGTGGAGGAGGCATAACTCTTAATTCTTCTCATTACAATACTATATCAGCGGAGATAGTGAGTAACTATGTAATAGGTTTGAACAGCAGAGGTGGTGGTGCAAGACTACAAAACTCTCTCTCAAACATAATAAATTCATCTTTCAGATACAACAGTTCAGAAAACAACGCAGGAGGATTATACTTGGTTGGTAGCTCTAGTTTCAACACAGTGCTGGGAGAGTTCATTAGTAATACTTCTTTAAATGGATCTGCTATATACATAGAGGGTGGTGGTAGCAATACAGTTTCATCCCTTGTTTTAAGAAATACAGTGTTAGCTAACTTCGGTGCTATCTACATTATATGGAGTGCATATAATGTTATATCCAACTCACAGATACTTCTTAACACCGCCAGCAATACTTCTGGTATCTACATTATTTCATCTCCGTCTAATATTATCATCTCAAGTGTATTTGCTAATGCTAGTGGAGACACAGGAGGTATATTCGCCAACAATGTTAAGGGACTCTGGATAATAGACAACATATTCACAAACTGTGGTCCAAATAAAGTAATCCGATTGAATAACGTAACTGATGGGCTGGTCATATCAAACTGCTTAATAGGTGGTAGTAGTGCTACTACAACAACAGGAATTTTTGAAGAATCTGATATATCAGCTCACATCCTAGTTGAAAATAAATTCGCAACTAATACATTAAAAGTGTTATATAGAGAAGGTGTACCAGGGACTGATATAAACGACATCAACATTATAAATAACAATCTGGCTATAGACGCCTTAATATCTACTAACAACACGGTTACTAACCTATAG